CACCGCGCTACGATTTGAGCTGCTTTGATCACATCCCTCGAGTACCTGCATATCTCGTATGGGATATGTGCTGCTCGCTTCAAAGCATCTTGTATTGATTTCTTCCGCCTTTCCTTTTCCTCTTCAGTTTCTTTCGGTAATTTGTAAGCTTCCATGACTTCATCGAAAGCCCTCGCATCTGACTCCGAAAGTTCAATCAACATATGTCTAAGTTCTTCCATCTCTTCCACCACACGTTCCATTTCAGCGTGCCATTCTGCATAATCTTGCCTACTCAAAGTCAGTTGTGCTACCATCTCGTTAAGAGCGGCACCAAAACAAGCAACGATGGCACTTACAGCTCCTCCCCCAGGTGTGGGACTCTTGTCGGCCACTTTTTCAACGAAGTCTCTTA
This window of the Pseudothermotoga sp. genome carries:
- a CDS encoding cyclodeaminase/cyclohydrolase family protein, with protein sequence MSFEKMQIRDFVEKVADKSPTPGGGAVSAIVACFGAALNEMVAQLTLSRQDYAEWHAEMERVVEEMEELRHMLIELSESDARAFDEVMEAYKLPKETEEEKERRKKSIQDALKRAAHIPYEICRYSRDVIKAAQIVARWGNVNAISDAISAAELAAGAFRSAKANVLINLKSIKDETFVRDMMHELKTLTGEIEGALRDVREIAKQRAGIEV